A stretch of Equus caballus isolate H_3958 breed thoroughbred chromosome 11, TB-T2T, whole genome shotgun sequence DNA encodes these proteins:
- the ARHGEF15 gene encoding rho guanine nucleotide exchange factor 15 isoform X2, with protein MSAQSLPAATPPTQKPPRIIRPRPPSRPRAAQSPGLPHNGSSPQDPPLTSNDAPSPMCTPIFWEPPASSLKPPALLPPSASKASLDSQTSPDSPSSTPSPASRRSVSPEPAPRSPVPPPKPSGSPSTPLPLLPTAQVPAQVPAQVPAQEGSASAPGTVRRLAGRFEWGTESKVQAADTLEPGPQGGVEVNGERETPQGTLTKSGSHENGAPDAALVCPPCCPCVCHVARPGLELRWVPVGSKEDGPRAPCRASPLRTSRSRPNPPSISHPPVVLTSYRSTAEHKLLPPLKPPKPTRVRQDATNSGDAPQPDLDALCEDGIQTGDSQDEAPQNAPPATMEGRDEEGLDELKGQNWELPLQDEPLYQTYRAAVLSEELWGVGEDGGSSPTNAGEAPTFPRPPGPRNTLWQELPAVRASGLLDTLSPQERRMQESLFEVVTSEASYLRSLRLLTDTFVLSQALRDTLTPRDHHTLFSNVQRVQGVSERFLGTLLSRVRSSPHISDLCDVVHSHAVGPFSVYVDYVRNQQYQEETYSRLMDTNVRFSAELRRLQSLPKCERLPLPSFLLLPFQRITRLRMLLQNILRQTEEGSSRQENAQKALGAVSKIIERCSAEVGRMKQTEELIRLTQRLRFHKVKALPLVSWSRRLELQGELTELGCRRGGVLFTSRPRFTPLCLLLFSDLLLITQPKSGQRLQVLDYAHRSLVQAQQVPDPSGPPTFRLSLLSNHQGRPTHRLLQASSLSDMQRWLGAFPTPGPLPCSSDTIYEDCDCSQELCSEPSAPSKTEGRSLESRAPPKHLHKSPEGWLKGLPGAFPAQLVCEVTGEHERRKHLRQHQRLLEAVGPSSATPSAPPP; from the exons ATGTCAGCCCAGTCACTTCCTGCAGCAACACCCCCTACCCAGAAGCCCCCTCGGATCATCCGCCCCCGGCCCCCCTCTCGCCCCCGGGCTGCCCAGTCCCCAGGGCTTCCCCACAATGGCTCCTCTCCACAAGATCCTCCCCTCACCTCCAATGATGCACCATCCCCAATGTGCACCCCCATCTTCTGGGAGCCCCCAGCCTCATCCCTCAAGCCCCCTGCCCTTCTGCCGCCCTCAGCCTCTAAAGCCAGCCTTGACTCCCAGACTTCCCCAGACTCGCCTTCCAGCACCCCTAGTCCAGCATCCCGGCGCTCTGTCTCCCCAGAACCTGCTCCCCGCTCTCCAGTTCCTCCACCCAAACCCTCTGGGTCACCCAGCACACCTTTGCCCCTGCTTCCCACGGCCCAGGTCCCGGCCCAGGTCCCGGCCCAGGTCCCGGCCCAGGAAGGCTCTGCCTCGGCCCCAGGCACTGTGCGGAGACTGGCTGGCAGGTTTGAATGGGGGACTGAAAGTAAGGTCCAGGCTGCGGACACCCTGGAGCCAGGTCCCCAAGGGGGAGTGGAGGtgaatggggagagagagactCCCCAGGGCACCCTCACCAAGAGTGGGTCCCACGAGAATGGTGCTCCAG ATGCTGCTCTGGTCtgccctccctgctgcccctgtGTGTGCCATGTAGCCCGGCCTGGCCTGGAGCTCCGATGGGTCCCTGTGGGGAGCAAAGAGGACGGTCCCAGGGCTCCCTGCCGGGCCTCCCCACTGCGGACCTCCCGCTCCCGCCCTAACCCTCCAAGCATCAGTCACCCCCCAGTCGTCCTCACATCCTACCGCTCCACTGCTGAGCACAAACTCCTGCCGCCCCTCAAACCCCCCAAACCAACTCGCGTCAGGCAGGACGCCACCAACTCTGGAGATGCCCCACAGCCAGATCTCGATGCACTCTGTGAAGATGGAATCCAAACAG GAGACAGTCAGGATGAAGCTCCTCAGAATGCTCCTCCAGCAACCATGGAGGGCAG GGACGAGGAGGGGCTGGACGAGCTGAAGGGGCAGAACTGGGAGCTGCCCCTGCAGGATG AGCCCCTGTACCAGACCTATCGAGCAGCCGTGCTGTCAGAGGAGCTGTGGGGGGTCGGTGAGGATGGGGGTTCCTCTCCAACTAATGCTGGAGAAGCTCCCACCTTCCCACGACCCCCTGGCCCTCGCAACACACTGTGGCAGGAACTTCCAGCTGTGCGAGCCAGCGGCCTCCTGGACACCCTCAGCCCCCAGGAGAGGCGCATGCAGGAG AGCCTGTTTGAGGTGGTGACATCTGAGGCCTCCTACCTGCGCTCCCTGCGGCTCCTGACGGACACCTTTGTGCTGAGCCAGGCCCTGCGGGACACACTCACCCCCCGAGATCATCATACCCTCTTCTCCAACGTGCAGCGAGTCCAGGGAGTCAGTGAGCG GTTTCTAGGGACGTTACTGTCCCGTGTGCGCTCTTCCCCCCACATCAGCGACCTGTGTGACGTGGTGCATTCCCACGCGGTGGGGCCTTTCTCGGTGTATGTGGATTACGTGCGCAACCAGCAGTACCAGGAGGAGACCTACAGCCGCCTCAT GGACACGAATGTGCGCTTCTCCGCCGAGCTGCGGCGGCTGCAGAGCCTCCCGAAGTGCGAGCGCCTCCCGCTGCCGTCCTTCCTGCTGCTGCCCTTTCAGCGCATCACGCGGCTCCGCATGCTGCTGCAG AATATCCTACGCCAGACAGAGGAGGGATCCAGCCGCCAGGAGAATGCCCAGAAGGCGCTGGGTGCTGTCAGCAAG ATCATTGAGCGCTGCAGCGCGGAGGTGGGGCGCATGAAGCAGACTGAGGAGCTGATCCGGCTGACGCAGAGGCTGCGCTTCCACAAAGTCAAG GCCCTGCCCCTGGTCTCCTGGTCGAGGCGCCTGGAGCTGCAGGGGGAGCTGACGGAGTTAGGGTGCCGGAGGGGGGGCGTGCTCTTCACCTCACGCCCCCGCTTTACCCCCCTCTGCCTGCTGCTCTTTAGTGACCTGCTGCTCATCACTCAGCCCAAGAG TGGGCAGCGGTTACAGGTTCTGGACTATGCCCATCGCTCCCTGGTCCAGGCCCAGCAGGTTCCAGACCCATCTGGGCCCCCTACATTCCGCCTCTCCCTTCTCAGCAACCACCAGGGCCGCCCCACCCACCGGCTACTCCAAGCTTCATCCCT ATCAGACATGCAGCGCTGGCTGGGAGCCTTCCCTACCCCAGGCCCTCTTCCCTGCTCCTCAGACACCATCTATGAGGACTGCG ACTGTTCCCAGGAACTCTGTTCAGAGCCTTCTGCACCGTCCAAGACCGAGGGACGGAGTCTGGAGTCCAGGGCTCCCCCCAAGCACCTGCACAAGAGCCCTGAAG GCTGGCTGAAGGGGCTTCCTGGGGCCTTCCCTGCCCAGTTGGTGTGTGAAGTCACAGGGGAACACGAAAGGAGGAAGCACCTTCGCCAACACCAGAGGCTCCTTGAGGCTGTTGGGCCCTCTTCAGCCACCCCCAGTGCCCCCCCACCCTAA
- the ARHGEF15 gene encoding rho guanine nucleotide exchange factor 15 isoform X1 — translation MSAQSLPAATPPTQKPPRIIRPRPPSRPRAAQSPGLPHNGSSPQDPPLTSNDAPSPMCTPIFWEPPASSLKPPALLPPSASKASLDSQTSPDSPSSTPSPASRRSVSPEPAPRSPVPPPKPSGSPSTPLPLLPTAQVPAQVPAQVPAQEGSASAPGTVRRLAGRFEWGTESKVQAADTLEPGPQGGVEVNGERETPQGTLTKSGSHENGAPDAALVCPPCCPCVCHVARPGLELRWVPVGSKEDGPRAPCRASPLRTSRSRPNPPSISHPPVVLTSYRSTAEHKLLPPLKPPKPTRVRQDATNSGDAPQPDLDALCEDGIQTGDSQDEAPQNAPPATMEGRDEEGLDELKGQNWELPLQDEPLYQTYRAAVLSEELWGVGEDGGSSPTNAGEAPTFPRPPGPRNTLWQELPAVRASGLLDTLSPQERRMQESLFEVVTSEASYLRSLRLLTDTFVLSQALRDTLTPRDHHTLFSNVQRVQGVSERFLGTLLSRVRSSPHISDLCDVVHSHAVGPFSVYVDYVRNQQYQEETYSRLMDTNVRFSAELRRLQSLPKCERLPLPSFLLLPFQRITRLRMLLQNILRQTEEGSSRQENAQKALGAVSKIIERCSAEVGRMKQTEELIRLTQRLRFHKVKALPLVSWSRRLELQGELTELGCRRGGVLFTSRPRFTPLCLLLFSDLLLITQPKSGQRLQVLDYAHRSLVQAQQVPDPSGPPTFRLSLLSNHQGRPTHRLLQASSLSDMQRWLGAFPTPGPLPCSSDTIYEDCDCSQELCSEPSAPSKTEGRSLESRAPPKHLHKSPEDTRSELQKRMCWVWLGSQRPELGRRAPGSGSLGGQGSMTVRGLCYGATKQLAEEPKGLKMASSWGPRPLEAHRPFSLPQNLASVIPAYTSSNLNYNQLSRLSLRLWTDSESQLWVKKWKLWITGQLVSLPGFLAFILVLSEKHWAKQWAENREPVLLPNFIQSICFQMRNCPHTMPEGGEG, via the exons ATGTCAGCCCAGTCACTTCCTGCAGCAACACCCCCTACCCAGAAGCCCCCTCGGATCATCCGCCCCCGGCCCCCCTCTCGCCCCCGGGCTGCCCAGTCCCCAGGGCTTCCCCACAATGGCTCCTCTCCACAAGATCCTCCCCTCACCTCCAATGATGCACCATCCCCAATGTGCACCCCCATCTTCTGGGAGCCCCCAGCCTCATCCCTCAAGCCCCCTGCCCTTCTGCCGCCCTCAGCCTCTAAAGCCAGCCTTGACTCCCAGACTTCCCCAGACTCGCCTTCCAGCACCCCTAGTCCAGCATCCCGGCGCTCTGTCTCCCCAGAACCTGCTCCCCGCTCTCCAGTTCCTCCACCCAAACCCTCTGGGTCACCCAGCACACCTTTGCCCCTGCTTCCCACGGCCCAGGTCCCGGCCCAGGTCCCGGCCCAGGTCCCGGCCCAGGAAGGCTCTGCCTCGGCCCCAGGCACTGTGCGGAGACTGGCTGGCAGGTTTGAATGGGGGACTGAAAGTAAGGTCCAGGCTGCGGACACCCTGGAGCCAGGTCCCCAAGGGGGAGTGGAGGtgaatggggagagagagactCCCCAGGGCACCCTCACCAAGAGTGGGTCCCACGAGAATGGTGCTCCAG ATGCTGCTCTGGTCtgccctccctgctgcccctgtGTGTGCCATGTAGCCCGGCCTGGCCTGGAGCTCCGATGGGTCCCTGTGGGGAGCAAAGAGGACGGTCCCAGGGCTCCCTGCCGGGCCTCCCCACTGCGGACCTCCCGCTCCCGCCCTAACCCTCCAAGCATCAGTCACCCCCCAGTCGTCCTCACATCCTACCGCTCCACTGCTGAGCACAAACTCCTGCCGCCCCTCAAACCCCCCAAACCAACTCGCGTCAGGCAGGACGCCACCAACTCTGGAGATGCCCCACAGCCAGATCTCGATGCACTCTGTGAAGATGGAATCCAAACAG GAGACAGTCAGGATGAAGCTCCTCAGAATGCTCCTCCAGCAACCATGGAGGGCAG GGACGAGGAGGGGCTGGACGAGCTGAAGGGGCAGAACTGGGAGCTGCCCCTGCAGGATG AGCCCCTGTACCAGACCTATCGAGCAGCCGTGCTGTCAGAGGAGCTGTGGGGGGTCGGTGAGGATGGGGGTTCCTCTCCAACTAATGCTGGAGAAGCTCCCACCTTCCCACGACCCCCTGGCCCTCGCAACACACTGTGGCAGGAACTTCCAGCTGTGCGAGCCAGCGGCCTCCTGGACACCCTCAGCCCCCAGGAGAGGCGCATGCAGGAG AGCCTGTTTGAGGTGGTGACATCTGAGGCCTCCTACCTGCGCTCCCTGCGGCTCCTGACGGACACCTTTGTGCTGAGCCAGGCCCTGCGGGACACACTCACCCCCCGAGATCATCATACCCTCTTCTCCAACGTGCAGCGAGTCCAGGGAGTCAGTGAGCG GTTTCTAGGGACGTTACTGTCCCGTGTGCGCTCTTCCCCCCACATCAGCGACCTGTGTGACGTGGTGCATTCCCACGCGGTGGGGCCTTTCTCGGTGTATGTGGATTACGTGCGCAACCAGCAGTACCAGGAGGAGACCTACAGCCGCCTCAT GGACACGAATGTGCGCTTCTCCGCCGAGCTGCGGCGGCTGCAGAGCCTCCCGAAGTGCGAGCGCCTCCCGCTGCCGTCCTTCCTGCTGCTGCCCTTTCAGCGCATCACGCGGCTCCGCATGCTGCTGCAG AATATCCTACGCCAGACAGAGGAGGGATCCAGCCGCCAGGAGAATGCCCAGAAGGCGCTGGGTGCTGTCAGCAAG ATCATTGAGCGCTGCAGCGCGGAGGTGGGGCGCATGAAGCAGACTGAGGAGCTGATCCGGCTGACGCAGAGGCTGCGCTTCCACAAAGTCAAG GCCCTGCCCCTGGTCTCCTGGTCGAGGCGCCTGGAGCTGCAGGGGGAGCTGACGGAGTTAGGGTGCCGGAGGGGGGGCGTGCTCTTCACCTCACGCCCCCGCTTTACCCCCCTCTGCCTGCTGCTCTTTAGTGACCTGCTGCTCATCACTCAGCCCAAGAG TGGGCAGCGGTTACAGGTTCTGGACTATGCCCATCGCTCCCTGGTCCAGGCCCAGCAGGTTCCAGACCCATCTGGGCCCCCTACATTCCGCCTCTCCCTTCTCAGCAACCACCAGGGCCGCCCCACCCACCGGCTACTCCAAGCTTCATCCCT ATCAGACATGCAGCGCTGGCTGGGAGCCTTCCCTACCCCAGGCCCTCTTCCCTGCTCCTCAGACACCATCTATGAGGACTGCG ACTGTTCCCAGGAACTCTGTTCAGAGCCTTCTGCACCGTCCAAGACCGAGGGACGGAGTCTGGAGTCCAGGGCTCCCCCCAAGCACCTGCACAAGAGCCCTGAAG ACACTAGGTCTGAGCTCCAGAAGAGAATGTGCTGGGTGTGGCTTGGCAGCCAGAggccagagctggggaggagagccCCGGGTTCTGGGTCTCTTGGAGGCCAGGGCTCCATGACAGTCAGAGGGTTATGTTATGGAGCAACCAAGCAGCTGGCAGAGGAGCCCAAGGGACTGAAGATGGCCAGCAGCTGGGGCCCGAGGCCCCTTGAAGCCCACAGACCTTTCTCCTTGCCCCAAAACTTGGCCTCCGTAATTCCTGCCTACACATCCTCCAACCTGAACTATAACCAGTTGTCCAGACTCAGCCTCAGGCTTTGGACTGACTCTGAGTCCCAGCTTTGGGTGAAGAAATGGAAGCTGTGGATCACTGGCCAGCTGGTGAGCCTCCCAGGCTTTCTTGCCTTCATCCTGGTCCTCTCAGAGAAACACTGGGCCAAGCAGTGGGCAGAGAACAGAGAGCCAGTGTTGCTGCCCAACTTCATCCAGAGCATCTGCTTCCAGATGAGAAACTGTCCCCACACGATGCCAGAAGGAGGTGAGGGATGA